The sequence below is a genomic window from Mycobacterium heidelbergense.
ATTCGGCGTTGGCCGAGAGGAAGTCCCGCACCTCGGCCTGGAAGGCCAGCGTCTCTTCGTCTAGTGCTAGGTCCATGTGAAATCCAATTCAGGCCAACTCTCGCAGTTGTGGTTTGAGCACCTTGCCGCCGGGATTGCGCGGCAGCGCGTCGACGAACCGCACCGACCGCGGTGCCTTGAAGTTCGCCAAATGCTCACGGGTGTAAGCGATCACGGATTGCTCATCGAGATCGACGCCGGGCCGGGTGACCACGAACGCCCGGCCGACCTCGCCCAGCCGCTCGTCGGGCACCCCGATCACCGCGGCGTCGGCCACCCCCTCCATCCGGGCCAGCACCTGCTCGACCTCGGCGGGGTAGACGTTGAACCCGCCGCAGATGTACATGTCCTTGAGCCGGTCGGTGATGCGCAGGTTGCCGGCCTCGTCGACGGCGCCGATGTCTCCGGTGTGCAGCCAGCCGTCGGCGTCGATGGCCGCGGCGGTGGCCTCCGGGTCGTCGAGGTAGCCCAGCATCACGTTCGGCCCGCGCAGCAGGACTTCGCCGGATTCGCCGGGAGCCGCCCCGTCGATGCGCAACTCGAAGCCGGCGAACGGGCGCCCGCAGGTGGTGGCCACGGTCACCGCGTCGTCGTCGACGCGGCACATGGTGCCCATGCCGTTGGCCTCGGTCAGGCCGTAGGCGGTCAGCACGATGTCGATGTCGAGCTCGGACTGCATGCGTTCCACCAGCACGACCGGGACGGTGGCCGCACCGGTGACCGCGAACCGCAGCGAGCTCAGGTCGTAGTCGTGGCGCGCCGGATGGTCCAGCAGCATCTGGTAAATCGTTGGGGGCCCGGGCAATACGGTGATCCGGTGTTGTTCGATGGCCTGCAGTGCGCGCAGCGGGTCGAACGTCAGGTGCGGGATCAGCGTCGCGCCGGTCTGCAGGCAGGCCAGGATGCCGGCCTTGTAGCCGAAGTTGTGGAAGAACGGGTTGATGCACAGGTAGCGGTCGTCGCTGGTGATCTTGCCGTTGGCCGCCCACGACGCCGACGCCGACAGCGATTGCCGATGGGCACACAGCACGCCTTTGCTGCGGCCGGTGGTGCCGGAGGTGAACAGGATGTCGCTGATGTCGTCGGGTGTGACGGCGGCGGCGCGGGAGGCCGCCGCGTCGGCGGCCCCGGATTCTGAACCGCGCGCGATGAACTCGTCCCACGTCCCGTCGTGCGCCTCGATCGGTATCCGCACGATGTGCCGCAGCGCGGGCAGCGCGCCGCGATCCAGTTCGGCAACGCGATCGTGGCCGAGGAACTGGCCCATCGCGAACAACACCGGCGCACCGGTGCGGGCCAGGATGTCGCCGGCCTCCTCGGCGGTGTAGCGGGTGTTCAGCGGCACCATGGCCGCTCCGGCGTGGTGAATAGCCAGGCAGGCGACCACCCAATGCCAGGTGTTGGGCGACCAGATGGCCACCCGGTCTCCGGGCTGGACGCCGAGCGCGATCAGCGCGGCCGCGGCTCGGTGCACCTCGTCGCGCAGCGCCGCCGCGGTGAAGCTGCGGTCGTCGGTGATCAGCGCGTCGTGGTCGGGCAGCTGCCCCGCGAAACGATCCAGCGCCGCCGGCATCGTTCGCGAGCTGGGGGCACCGCCCGCTTGCGAGCGTGCGTGTTTGTACAGCGACACGCCGTGGTTGCTGGCATTCTGCGCACGCTCGTCGGTGATGGCCCGGCTCCTCCTCACGCGGCTTCGCCGCCAGGCTAACAAAGCAAGTGCTTGGTAGGTTAGCCTACAGGGCATGCAGGACGTCGAGGAGTTCCGGGCCGAGGTCCGCCAGTGGCTCGCCGACAATCTCGTCGGCGAATTCGCAGCGCTCAAGGGGCTCGGCGGACCAGGACGCGAGCACGAGGCCTTCGAAGAACGCCGGGCCTGGAACCAGCACCTCGCCGAGGCCGGGCTGACCTGCCTGGGGTGGCCGGTCGAGCACGGCGGCCGTGGGCTTTCCACCGCGCACCGGGTGGCGTTCTACGAGGAGTACGCCCGCGCCGACGCGCCGGACAAGGTCAACCACTTCGGCGAGGAACTGCTCGGGCCGACGCTGATCGCGTTCGGAACACCCGAGCAGCAGCAGCGCTTCCTGCCGCGCATCCTCGACGTCACCGAGCTGTGGTGCCAGGGATATTCGGAGCCCGGCGCCGGCAGCGACCTGGCCAACGTGTCCACTACCGCCGAGCTCGACGGCGAGGGTGAGCAGTGGCACATCAATGGCCAGAAGGTGTGGACGTCGCTCGCGCACCTGTCGCAGTGGTGCTTCGTGGTGGCCCGCACCGAGAAGGGCTCCAAGCGCCACGCCGGCCTGTCGTATCTGCTGGTGCCGCTGGACCAGCCGGGCGTGCAGATCCGGCCGATCGTCCAGATCACCGGCACCGCGGAGTTCAACGAGGTGTTCTTCGACGACGCCCGCACCGACGCCAACCTGGTGGTCGGCGAGCCGGGCGACGGCTGGCGCGTCGCGATGGGAACGCTGACCTTCGAGCGCGGCGTTTCGACGCTGGGGCAGCAAATCCGTTACGCGCGTGAGCTTTCCAACCTGGCCGAGCTCGCGCAACGCAACGGCGCCGCGGACGACCCGTTCATCCGGGAGCGGCTGACCCGGGCCTGGACCGGCCTGCGGGCCATGCGCAGTTATGCCCTGGCCACCATGGATGTCGAGCAGCCCGGCCAGGACAACGTGTCGAAGTTGTTGTGGGCCAACTGGCATCGCGATCTGGGCGAGTTGGCCATGGACGTGATCGGCAGGCCAGGGCTCGCACTGACCGACGGCGAATTCGACGAATGGCAGCGGCTGTTCCTCTTCACCCGCGCCGACACGATCTATGGCGGATCCAACGAGATCCAGCGCAACATCATCGCCGAGCGGGTGCTCGGCCTGCCCAGGGAGGTAAAAGGTTGACGCTTTCCGAAGCGCCGAAAGAGGTTGCCGGACACGGGCTTCTGGATGGCAAGGTGGTGATCGTCACCGCCGCCGCGGGCACCGGCATCGGCTCGGCGACCGCCCGGCGGGCGCTGGCCGAGGGCGCCGACGTGGTGGTGTCCGACCACCACGAACGACGACTGACCGAGACCGCCGACGAGCTGACGGCGCTGGGACTGGGCCGGGTCGAGAAGGTGGTGTGCGACGTGACGTCCACCGCCCAGGTCGACGCCCTGATCGACTCGACCACCGCGCGCCTGGGCCGTCTCGACGTCCTGGTCAACAACGCCGGGCTGGGCGGGCAGACGCCGGTGGTCGACATGACCGACGACGAGTGGGACCGCGTCCTGGACGTGACGCTCACGTCGGTGTTTCGGGCCACCCGCGCGGCGCTGCGGTATTTCCGCGAGGCCAAGCACGGCGGGGTGATCGTCAACAACGCCAGCGTCTTGGGCTGGCGGGCGCAGCACTCGCAGTCGCACTACGCGGCGGCCAAGGCCGGGGTGATGGCGTTAACCCGGTGCAGCGCAATAGAAGCCGTCGAGTACGGGGTCCGCATCAACGCGGTGTCCCCCAGCATCGCCCGGCATAAGTTTCTGGACAAGACGACCTCGGCCGAGCTGCTCGACCGGCTGTCCGCCGGCGAGGCGTTCGGCCGCGCCGCCGAGCCCTGGGAAATCGCGGCCACCATCGCCTTTCTGGCCAGCGATTACTCGAGCTACCTCACCGGCGAGGTCATCTCGGTTTCGAGCCAGCACCCGTGAGCGCGGCTCGCCAAGCAAGCGCTTGGTTGATATCCTGACCGGGTGGACCGAGTGACCGGTCAGGCCAATAGCCGGCGGAACGAGCTGCTAGGGCTCGCCGCGGCGATGTTCGCTGAGCGCGGATTGCGCGCGACCACCGTGCGCGACATCGCCGACGGTGCCGGCATCCTGTCCGGCAGCCTGTATCACCATTTCTCCTCCAAGGAGGAGATGGTCGACGAGCTGTTGCGCAGCTTCCTGGACTGGCTGTTCACCCGCTACCGCGAGATCATGGACACCGAGGCCAACCCGCTGGAGCGGCTCAAGGGGCTGTTCATGGCGTCGTTCGAGGCGATCGAGGATCGGCACGCCCAGGTCGTCATCTATCAGGACGAGGCTAAGCGGCTGTTGTCCCAGCCCCGGTTCTCCTATATCGAGGACATGAACCGGCAGCAACGCAAGATGTGGGTCGAGGTGCTCAACCAGGGCATCGACGGGGGGTACTTCCGGCCCGACCTCGACGTCGACCTCGTCTACCGTTTCATCCGCGACACCACCTGGGTGTCGGTGCGCTGGTACCAGCCGGGTGGACCACTCACCGCGGAGCAGGTGGGTCAGCAATATCTCGCCATCATGCTTGGCGGAATCACGGCGGAATTTTCAAAAGATTGAAGAAGGAGTCTGAAATGCCCGAGGCGTACGTCATCGACGCTGTACGTACCGCGGTCGGCAAGCGCAATGGCGCGCTGGCCGGGGTACATCCCGTCGATCTGGGGGCACTGGGGTGGCGCGGGCTGTTCGACCGGGTCGATGTCGACCCCGCCGCCGTCGACGACGTGATCGCCGGTTGTGTCGACGCCATCGGGGCGCAGGCGGGCAACATCGCCCGGCTCTCGTGGCTGGCCGCGGGCTATCCCGAAGAGGTTCCCGGCGTCACCGTGGATCGGCAATGCGGTTCCAGTCAGCAGGCGATTTCCTTTGGCGCACAGGCGATCCTGTCCGGAACGGCCGACCTCATCGTGGCCGGCGGCATGCAGAACATGAGCCAGATCCCGATCTCGTCGGCGATGACGGTCGGCGAGCAGTTCGGGTTCACCTCGCCGACCAACGAGTCCAAGCTGTGGCGGCACAGGTACGGCGACCAGGAGATTTCGCAGTTCCGCGGCTCGGAGCTGATCGCCGAGAAGTGGAACCTGTCGCGCGAAGAGATGGAGCAGTACGCGCTGACCAGCCACGAGCGCGCGTTCGCGGCCATACGCGGCGGCCACTTCGACAACGAAATCATCACCGTCGAAACCGAATCCGGGCCGTTCCGGGTCGACGAGGGCCCCCGCGAGTCGTCGCCGGAGAAGTTGGCCGGCTTGAAGACGCTGGTCGAGGGCGGCCGGCTGACGGCGGCGATGGCCAGTCAGATCTCCGACGGTGCCAGCGCGGTGCTGCTGGCTTCCGAGCGGGCCGTCAAGGACCATGGACTGACGCCGCGCGCCCGCATCCACCACATCAGCGCCCGCGCGGCCGACCCGGTGTTCATGCTGACCGGGCCCATCCCGGCCACCCGCTACGCGCTGGAAAAGACCGGGTTGTCCATCGACGACATCGCCACCGTCGAGATCAACGAGGCGTTCGCGCCGGTAGTTATGGCCTGGCTCAAGGAGATCAAGGCCGATCCGGAGAAGGTCAACCCCAATGGCGGCGCGATCGCCCTCGGTCATCCGCTGGGTGCCACCGGGGCCAAGTTGTTCACCACCATGCTCAACGAGCTCGAACGCGTCGGTGGCCGCTACGGGTTGCAGACGATGTGCGAGGGCGGCGGCACGGCCAACGTGACGATCATCGAGCGCCTCTAGCGCCGGGCTCGGCCGCGTCGCATATTCCGCACTCGGACAAAGCATTACCGGGCGGCCAGCACGAGCCCGATCCCACCGAGGGCCAGCAACCAGCTCGTGAAGCTACCGACCAGGAAGTATTCGGTCAGCTCGTCGATGCCGACGCCGCCGTTTTGGCCCTTCTGGGCGTTCAACTCCGGAAACCGGATGATGCCCTTGGCCGCGACGACGGCGCTGGCCGCGGCCACTTGCCCGTCCACGCCGAGGCTCAGGATCAGCAGGCGTTCCATCGGGCCGAGCAGTCGGCCGCCCTTCAGCCGGTCCGACGGCTGCGGCTCACCCGTCGGCCGTACCGCACCCACGGAGCCGAGCACCAAGCGCACCAACTGATTTGCGGTCGCGAACTGTGTGAGGACCACCCCGACAACCATCAGCAGCCGGGTGGGCGTGACATGACCGAGCGGCAGGTGCACCCAAGCCGACCACCGCGCGATGACGCCGTCGACCGCCGAGGACCATCCGGACAACACCGTCAACACCCCCAGCGCCGTGACGAACACCCCCAGCGCCGCGATTTGATGCCGGCCGCTGCGTTCGCTGCGCGCGCATAGCCACTCCCAGGCGACCACCGCGGCGGCCGCCACAACGAGCAACGCGACGTCGCCGGCGTGCCAGAGGGCTCCCAGCGCCAAGCACGCCACCACTACGATCGGGCCGACCGCCAGCGGCACCCATGCTGCACGAATCGATCGCCGGGACAGGTCAGCGATCCCAAATGCCAAGAGCAGTACGGCTACGGCGCTCACGACAGACTCCGAAGATATTGGCTGGCAAGGACAATCAGATCCAAGCCGTCGCGGCTCGCGCGCTGCGACACCGCCGACGGGCTGATGCCTTCGGCCGCGGCGAGGTCCCGTTTGGTCCGACCGGTCATCAAGCCCCTCGCAATCCGCAACGATCTTTCATCCAGCGATCCAAGCAGATGGTCCCGACAGATCAGGGCCGCGTTGACGGCGGCGACGTCGGTCCGCGCGTCGTCGCCTGACCGGAACGTTGTGCGCACCAGCGTGAAGCCGGGCTGGCGCTGAGCCTGCGCCGTCTGTTCGATGGCCTCTCGAGCGGTCCACCACCCCGGGCCATCCTGGATTCCCGCGTCGGCATCGAGGATGGTGACCGCGCCCCACCCGAGCCCGAAGCGGACGTCGACCTCGGGGACAAGCAGTAGGCGCACCGTCAAAGCGGCGTCGATGGCGGCCCCGAGAGTGGGATAGCTGCCCTGAAACTCGTCGCCCACGGTGAAGGCCGGCGGGTCGATCGCGCCGTCGGCGACCTGGCCCAGCGCGGTGGCGACGCGCCGATGCAGGGCGGGGCGGTCGCCGGCACGCCGGGACCCCACCACATCGCCGATCAGCGTGGCGCGCGGTGAAGGTTGGGCCTTCACCTTCGACATGTAAAGATTATAGCTTTATTCCTGTGATAGTTAGCAAGAAGCTTAATGCTGGCCCGTCGCCGGCCCGTCCTGCACCCTGAGGTACTGCTCTATGCCGACTCGCCGAAACATGCGCCGCCGCGCGGCCGATAGCAGCGGCAGGGCCGTCGCCGCGTCGATGACCTCGGGTTCGACCACGTCGTAGCTTTCGCCCTGCGACGAGATGGTCGCTCGCCCCGCGGCGAGGACATTCAGCAACCAGTCCACTTGCTTGCCATAGGGCAGGGGTATGACGAAGCCGTCCGCCACGCGTTCGGCCACCACGGGTGTGGTGTACTGCTTGCCCGACTTTCGCCCGGTGTGGTGGATGGCCGCTGCGTACCAGTGCTTGTGGCCGGCCAGCCGCAACATCAGCGGGTTGAGCAGGTGCCTATTGGAGGCGCGAACCGCATTCAGGAGAGGACCGGGCCACGATCCCGGTGTCAATACACTCATAAACCCAGGATGAACCCGGCTACGAGCCGTCGCGAGGGTCTTTGGTCGACGGCTTAGCGTTCCTCGACCAGCGCCGCCGCGGCCTTCAGGTGCTCGATCGCGTCGTGAACGATCGACTCGATCAGCTCCGCACACGAGGGCAGGTCGTCGAGGATGCCGGCCACCTGGCCGGAGGCCAGGACCCCGGCCTCGGTGTTGCCCTCTACCAGACCGGCTTTCAGCAGCATGGGGGTGTTGGCCGCCATCACCACCTGCGACCAGGTCAGCTCCTTGCCGTGGCGCATCGCCAGGCCGTCGGTGATCATCGACCGCCAGGTCATCTGCGACATCTTCTTGAACTTCGCAGCGTTGCGCACGGCGGCAGCGAAACCCCTTGCCGGCGAGCCGGTTTCCAGCTTCTCGACCAGGCCGGTGCGTAGCACCCGGTGCGGCATGCCGTCGACGCGCGTGGTGACCACAGTGCCGTCCAGCGCCGCCTCGAGGTAGCGCCGCTTGACCGCGTCGGGCACGGTGGAATCGGAGGTGAGCAAAAACCGCGTGCCCATCGCCACGCCGGCGGCGCCGTAGGACAGCGCCGCCGCGAGCCCGCGCCCGTCGAAGAATCCGCCCGCCGCGATCACCGGAATCCCGCTGCCTTGCACGGCGTCCAGCACCGACGGCAGCAGCAGCGTCGTCGCGACGGGCCCGGTGTGCCCGCCGCCCTCGCCGCCCTGCACGATCATCGCGTCGGCGCCCCAGGCCGCGACCTTGCGCGCGTGCTTGGCCGCCCCGATCGACGGGATGACCACCGCCCCGGCGTCTTTCAGCCGGGCGATCAGTTCCTGCTTGGGCGCCAGCGCGAACGACGCCACCTTCACGCCCTCGCGGATCATCAACTCGACGCGGTCGCCGGCGTCGGCGGCGTCGGCGCGGATGTTGACGCCGAACGGCTTGTCGGTCGCCGCCTTGACCTTGCCGATGGCCGTCGCCAGCTCGTCCAGCGTCATGGTCGCAGACGCCAGGATGCCGAGCCCGCCCGCGTTGGCCGTGGCCGACACCAGCCGGGCCCCGGCCACCCAGCCCATCCCGGTCTGCACCACCGGATGCTCGACGCCGACCAGCTCGGTCAGCGGCGTGCGCAGCTTCATAGCCACCGCCGACGATAAACGGAGCAGTGCGATCGAAAAGAGGCAGGAGGAGGCGGAATAATCACGAACGTATCTCTCTGTCGCGCAGCCCCTTCGGGTCGATGACCTCGCGGATCAGGCGCAGCTCGTCGTCGGTCGGCAGCCGCGTCTCCTCGGCCTCGTCGAGGCCGTGCACCTCGAAGGAGGTGTTTTCGCGGACGTCGTCGGGCGACACCCCGGGATGCAGGGACACCGCCCGCATGGTTCGATCGGGGCCGCCGAAGTCAAACACCCCGAGGTTGGATACGACGCGGTATGGGTTGGCGAACCGGAACGCTGGATTGTCCGGGTCGATCTTGTCCCAGCCGATGCCGCAGACCACGTCGACGGCTTCGGTGAACACCCGCTTCGAGTGGTTGCCGACCCAGTAGCTGGTGGCGTGGTTGACCGCGTTGCCCGGCGCACCCCGGAGGCCGAACATCTGCCGGGTCGGGCGCTGCAGCGGGCCGAACGCCGAGATGTTCTGATTGCCAAAGCGGTCAACCTGATTGGCGCCCATCACCACATGGCGGCGCCCCCAGGCCAGCGTCTCGAACACCCGGCCGAACGGCATCCATCCCTCGACGGCTCCGGGGGCGCCCAGCGCCGGGGTGTCGGCCAGCAGCTGGGCCTCGCCGTCGGTCAGCACGATGTCGGGGGAGAAGGTCAGCCGGGCCAGCCGTGCGCCGACCGACGCCATGTTCGCCATCGGGCTGATCATGATTTCGCCCGCGTCCCTGAACAACTCGGCGCAGGCGACCGCGCAGACTTCGGCCCGGGTGCTCATTTCGAGGCCTCCTCTCCGAACGCGCGCACGGCCGCCTGATAGTCGTCTTCGCCGCCCGACAGGTAAGTCTGGACGAACTGCTGCCAGCCCTCCTCCGTCGAGGCCGCCTCGGCGTAGTGCCGCTGGAACTTCTCGTCCCGGCCGTAATCGGGTGCGGCGGTGGTGAAGTGCGCGCCGCCGGGCGTCTCCACGACCGCGTCGACCATCATCCGGTTCACCAGCAGCGCCTGCGGCGGCACCGCCTTGACCAACTCCTCGGTCGACACGACGCGCTCCACCGACAGATAGCGCTTCTCGGCGGCCATCAGGAAGAGGTCGTCGAAGTAGGGGTCGATCCCGGTGTAGGCGGCATTGCCTTGGCTGTCACCGAGATTGAGGTGCACAAACGCCGCGTCGAGCCGCAGCGCGGGCATGGCGATCAGCGTCTCGCGCCCCCCCTCCGTTGGGTACGGCGAAGTGACGGTTTGCAATTCACCCTCCCAGAAGTCGGGGACCGAACTGCCCAGCCCGGCGCGGGTCGGCAGGAACGGCAGGCGTTGCGCCGCGGCTTGCAGGCCGCAGCGCAGCATGCCCTCGTCCATCTCGCGGGCTTCGATGGCCCCGCTGGTGCGGGCCTTGGCGAACCACGGGTCGTAGAAGGGTGGCGAATCCAGCGAGACGAATCCGTAGTAGACGCGCTTGACCTTGCCGGCCGAGCAGAGCAGCCCCAGGTCCGGTCCGCCGTAGGTCACCACGGTCAGGTCTGTGACGTCGGTGCGCAGCATGGCCCGCACGAACGCCATCGGTTTGCGCCGCGACCCCCAGCCGCCGATGCCGATCGTCATGCCGCTGCGCAGCCCGGCCACGGCGTCGTCGAGGGTGGTTCGCTTGTCGCTCACGATTTGTCGCCCTTCGTGGTGCCGGCGAACGCGTCGCGGTGCTCGTCGGACACGCCGGCGAGATTCAGCTCGAACGTAAAGCCTTGCTCCATGCGGTAACTGGAGTTGACCCGTTGCACGTCGATCAAGTTCAGCGCCTCCTTCGCGGCCCGGATGACGCGGGTGTCCTTGGCGGCGATGTCGCGGGCCACCTTCAAAGCGGCCTCATCGAGTTGGTCGCGGGGCACCACCTCGTGCACCGAGCCGAAGTGATGCAGGGTGGCGGCGTCCACGGTCGCCGCGGTGAAGAACAGCCGGCGCATCATGTGCTGCGGCACCAGCCGCGACAGGTGGGTGGCCGCGCCGAGCGCGCCGCGTTCCACCTCCGGCAGCCCGAAGGTGGCGTCGTCGGAGGCCACGATCACGTCGGAGTTGCCGACCAGTCCGATGCCGCCGCCGACGCAGAATCCGTTCACCGCCGCGATCACCGGCACCGCGCACTCGTAGACCGCGCGGAACGCGGCGAAGCAGCCGCGGTTGGCGTCGATCAGGGCGGTGAATCCCTCGGTGCGCTGCATCTCTTTGATGTCCACGCCGGCGTTGAAGCCGCGGCCCTCGGCCCGCAGGATCACCGCGTGGGTTTCGGGATTCTGGCCCGCGGCCGTAATCGCCTCGGCCAGTTCGAACCAGCCGCGCGACGGGATGGCGTTGACCGGCGGGTAGTCGACGGTGACCGAGACTATGCCGGGTTCGGTGGGGGTGGATGTGATGGGCAAATTGGCACTTCCTTTGGAAAAGGCGGGCGTGGCTACCTAAGCAAGCACTTGCTTGGTACGCTAGCACAGTGACCCGCGCCGAAGGAGGCCCCCTAACTAGAGAAGCCATCAACTTGGGACTGGCCGGGCGGGTGGTTCTGGTCACCGGCGGGGTTCGTGGGGTAGGTGCCGGTATCAGCTCGGTTTTTGCCGGGCAGGGCGCCACCGTCATCACCTGCGCGCGACGAGCCGTCGAGGGATCACCCTACGAGTTTCACCCCTGCGACGTCCGCGACGACGACGCCGTCAAGGCGTTGGTCGAGGCGATCGTCGACCGGCATGGCGGGCTCGATGTCGTCGTCAACAACGCCGGGGGTTCGCCGTATGTGCTGACCGCGGATTCCAGCGCGAAGTTCAACCGCAAGATCATCGAGCTCAACCTGATTGGGGCCCTGTCGGTTTCGCAGCACGCCAACGACAGGATGCAACACCAGGGGCGCGGCGGATCGATCGTCAACATCTGCAGTCTCAGCGGCCGGCGACCGTCCCCGGGCACCGGCGCCTACGGGGCGGCCAAGGCCGGCCTGGAGAGCCTCACGCAGACGCTGGCCGTGGAGTGGGGACCGAAGGTCCGGGTGAACGCGTGCGTGGTCGGCATGGTGGAGACCGAACAGTCGGAACTGTTCTACGGTGACGCCGAGTCGATCGCCGCGATTTCGAAGAACGTGCCTCTGGGCCGGCTGGCCAAGCCTGAGGATGTCGGTTGGGCCGCAGCGTTTTTGGCCTGCGACGCGGCGTCCTACATCAGCGGAGCCTCGTTGGAGGTGCACGGGGGCGGCGAGCCACCGCACTATCTGGCCACCACGAACGCCAGCGCGATCAAGTAGAGGAGACAAATAATCATGGGAGTGGTTGACGGCCGCGTCGTCATCGTCACCGGAGCGGGCGGCGGCATCGGTCGCGCGCACGCTTTGGCCTTCGCCGCCGAGGGCGCGCGCGTAGTGGTCAACGACATCGGCGTGGGCCTGGACGGGTCACCGGCCGGCGGCGGCAGCGCCGCGCAGGGCGTGGTGGACGAGATCATCGCCGCCGGTGGGGAAGCCGTCGCCAACGGATCCAACATCGCGGATTGGGACCAGGCGGCCAGTCTGATCCAGACCGCCGTCGAAACCTTCGGTGGCCTGGATGTTTTGGTGAACAACGCCGGCATCGTGCGCGACAGGATGTTGGCCAACACCAGCGAAGAGGAATTCGACGCCGTCATCGCGGTGCACCTCAAGGGCCACTTCGCCACGATGCGGCACGCCGGGTCGTATTGGCGCGGGCTGTCCAAAGGGGGAAAAGCCCCGAAAGACATTGACGCGCGGATCATCAACACCAGTTCCGGTGCGGGCCTGCAGGGCAGCGTCGGGCAGGCCAACTACAGCGCCGCGAAGGCGGGCATCGCGGCGCTGACGCTGGTCGGCGCCGCCGAAATGGGCCGCTACGGCGTGACCGTCAACGCGATCGCCCCGTCGGCCCGAACCCGCATGACCGAAACCGTCTTCGCCGAGATGATGGCCAAGCCCGACGAAGGCTTCGACGCGATGGCACCGGAGAACATCTCGCCGCTGGTGGTATGGCTGGGCAGCGCCGAATCTCGTGAGGTCACCGGCAAGGTGTTCGAGGTCGAGGGCGGCATCATCCGGGTCGCCGAGGGCTGGGCGCACGGCCCGCAGGTCGACAAGGGCGCGAGGTGGGATCCCGCCGAGCTGGGGCCCGTCGTGGCCGACCTGCTGGCCAAGGCGCGGCCGTCTGTCCCGGTCTACGGCGCTTAGCGAGCCGCCCGCGCCGAACGTGCACTCACGGCGATATTTTCGGCGTTTTTTCGCCGCCATTGCACGCTCGGCGAAGCGGTTCGGCTACGGGTCGCAGACGACGATCGGGATGGTCCGGTCGGTCCAGGACTGGTAGTCGTCGTAGGACGGGTACATGTCCACCAATTGCGGCCAGTACCGGGCGCGCTCCTCATCGGTCGCGTCCCGCGCGGTCAGATCGAGCACCTCTTTTTTGATCTGCACCTGCACCTTGGGATTGGCCTTGAGGTTGAGGTACCACTGCGGGTTCTTGGCGGCGCCTCCCTTGGAGGCCGCGACGATCACCCGGTCACCGTCGCGCAAGAAGTACAGCGGGCTGACGCGGGGCTCGCCGGTCTTGCGGCCGGTGGTGATCAGCAGGGCGACGGGAATCTTCTGGAATGTGCCGCCGAGGCCTTCGCCGCCGTTGCGGCGGTACATGAACGTGTTGAGGCGTGACATCCACTTGATCAGGAAGTCCGTGTACGGCGTGTTCAGAAACCGCGGGGGTGATTTCGGCATGTGACTGATCCTAGGGCCGCGCTACCGCCGAATGAAGGGGTGGAAGCGAACCGTGATGTGGTGGATTTCGGCCTTCCCGCTTGGGCTTTCACCCGGGATCAGAAAGGTCTCGCTCACCCGCGCGGCCAGCCGCCGGCCCCCGAACGCCGCCTTGGTCAGCACGTCGTACGCCGCGTGCACCTCGTCGCCGGCGATGCGGTAGTCCGGCGGCGTGGTGTCGGCGATGAGCCGGTACTGGGGACCGCGATTGAGGCTGCGCCGCAGGTGATTTCCGGAGAAGCCGGTTTTGATCCCCTGCTCGATGCGGATGCACCGGGCGGCGAAGGGAACGGCGTCGCCGTCATGGCTGACAAGCGCGTCGATATACGCTTGGGCCGCCGCGATGCGGCTGTCGTCGGAAACGAGCACTAGGTCAGATGC
It includes:
- a CDS encoding nitroreductase family deazaflavin-dependent oxidoreductase encodes the protein MPKSPPRFLNTPYTDFLIKWMSRLNTFMYRRNGGEGLGGTFQKIPVALLITTGRKTGEPRVSPLYFLRDGDRVIVAASKGGAAKNPQWYLNLKANPKVQVQIKKEVLDLTARDATDEERARYWPQLVDMYPSYDDYQSWTDRTIPIVVCDP
- a CDS encoding SDR family oxidoreductase, with translation MGVVDGRVVIVTGAGGGIGRAHALAFAAEGARVVVNDIGVGLDGSPAGGGSAAQGVVDEIIAAGGEAVANGSNIADWDQAASLIQTAVETFGGLDVLVNNAGIVRDRMLANTSEEEFDAVIAVHLKGHFATMRHAGSYWRGLSKGGKAPKDIDARIINTSSGAGLQGSVGQANYSAAKAGIAALTLVGAAEMGRYGVTVNAIAPSARTRMTETVFAEMMAKPDEGFDAMAPENISPLVVWLGSAESREVTGKVFEVEGGIIRVAEGWAHGPQVDKGARWDPAELGPVVADLLAKARPSVPVYGA